The following DNA comes from Hordeum vulgare subsp. vulgare chromosome 3H, MorexV3_pseudomolecules_assembly, whole genome shotgun sequence.
AAGAAACTACAATTGTAAtttggatattgcgaatataagaggtaagctttattgatgaatgtGGGGTTCTCTGACCTCTTGgtatggtcgtagaacacaaacgaaggacATGAAGTTGCATCTATGGACAACTTgtgatctaaacaaaacccaagtctaaactgcGCCCTAAGGGATCTATATGTGGGGGAATGGAGGGGAATTTTGtgccccttggaggaggggtccgaaaccaactctaactcagtttccccacacatacggactctaaaaacagcctataatatggtatttagaaattacatgggcctgaccCAAATATAAGGTGACACAACACCTATAATAGTCTATGGACCAAATTTATGAAGTAGCATCTTGTATATTTTGTTCaatccttcatgctctccttatggtggcttcaaagtgcgaaaatcaccactaGAAACTTCATTGTTCTTTCCCGCACGcgaaccttcttctccatgcttgatcctgctccaaTGGCCACCCTTCTTGTCCATGATAGGTCAttcattcataagtaaaacaaaagtatctaatttaggcagcatcatatgttcatgagcattagaaggatttcctagAAATGAAACTatatggtaattcaattggcgtgtgcGAGCTCTAGTTAGCGTATCTAACATCGGAGTGCGTGCTGCAGCCCTTGAGCAGATCCTGGTAAGGTGCAAAGCATGGATTGCCGGGAGGCTACCTCTATATGCGGTGGATCTGGAGGATGActtgaaggaggagaaggtggtggGGGTAGACGGGGAGGAGGAGTTGGAGGATGTGgtggtaggaggaggaggagcatgaggAGGAGGTGGGGCGTGGATCTGCAGGTGGAGGAGCAGGCAATCCTTGATTTCCTTCGGTCGAAATCGACGGCCGAAGCCAAGCGCCATCATCTATAGGAGGCAAAGACGGGGGACGTTCACAACGTCAATGGGATGTCTGTGTATATGGATGAAGGGGAGCTGGAGCCTTCTGACGTGCCTAACTACCCGACACCTGGCACGGATGTCATGAACATCTGCGACGATGAAGCCTAGTTTAGGCTAGCGTGGTGTACGTAGTAACTCTTTTGTACTCTgtttgtcccaaaataagtgtctcaactttatattaAATTTAGTACGAAGTTACACTAACTTAAGACATTTATTTGACAAAAAAGGGTCCCCCCCACGCGCTTTGTATTCCAAAGCAACCAACATCCTACACAAAACATTGCTAGGGCGAGGAGCACATCAAGcccaaaataaaaagaagaaacaaaTGCCAACAATGGCAGCTCGACAAAGAGCGGATGACCCACCACCGTTGTGCCATCCCGAGACAAACCACCACATCCTGAGGCTCCGATCCGCCACGTACCAAGCAGCACCTCCAAGAAGGGATGTGACGCTAACGACAATGCTGCCCGGACGTGTCCTTGGGTTTCCCCCGACATGCGGAGGGAACTAGGGGATGGGTACCACTAACACCCTCCATGAAGGAATGGTGGCACGCTCGGTGTCATAGCATCGGAGCTGGACAAACCGGCAAGGATTTCTCCTGCACTCCAAACCCCACCGCCCAACCGGAGCCGACCAGTCAAACCACTGCCCAACACCAAGCGCCATCGCGGATGCACCGCCACCCACGTTGTCTCACTTCAAACACCAACACCAGGCTAAGAAGACCGGGGAGAAGTGCTAAGCGACAGCGCAACGGCACCAAAGCCGAGAGGGAGGGAACCATCTCCACCGCCGTCACGAGAGAGGCGTGCACCTCCGACACCATCGTAATCGCCGTCCACACACGACAATGGGGCATACCAGGCCACCCCTGGACCAGCCAGGTTCGAAATGAGCACACTAAGCTCCGCCGGCCATGCTATAGTAGTCAAGCATTGACACCGCCAGCACCCAGCCGCCCATCGCTACTCCCCTGCCTCCCGAAAGTCCTGCCGCAGGCCCGCCTAGACCCCGATGGGTCCTAAGCGACTGCCGCTAGGTCGCTTCGCTATGCCACCACATCTCCAGCGACGCCACCGCTGCCCAGCCGTCCACCTGCGCCGCGCGAGGGAACCCCACCGCCACTCGGGCCATCGCCTCCTaggagcacccccccccccccccggtgcagCTCCTCCCCGTGCTAGAGAGCCACCGGGAGGGGAAGGTCAGGGGAGCTGCCACCAGCATCCCTCGGGTCAGGCCGGTCACGGGCACCAGCAACAGCGGCGAGGAGGATGGGGAGAAGGGGTGATGGAAGGGAAGGCCGACGTGCGGCTGGTCGCCCGCGGGGGGGGATGTGGTCGTGAAGGGGGGGAAGGGGGACAGCTTCTGAAGACATTCATTTAGGACGAAGGGAGGGAGTATGATTTATATCGATTTAGGGGATGGAATATGAGGTATTCGGATGCATAGCACCAAGTATAAGTTTGCCCGGTTAGTGTTAGCGGACGCATCCGGTCACGTCCGCAAGCATTTGAGGACACGGATTTGAcaagtccggttgtagatgctctaagaagTAGATTGTTTTGGATCGTGACGTTTGCTCTGTCGTCAATAGAAATGTGTAGCTTTTTATATAGAAATATGTAGTTTTTGCTGTGTTCAGACCCGCATTTCTCGCTATGTGATGGCCACATAAAAAATATACGGGTTTACTAAAGCACATCTAGATATGCCTTAAGTATTGCACATCTATTTCTTATATCATCAATTCTACTTGAAGATGCATGCAGATATTCTTCTTATGTTTATTGATTTATTAAGATATACAATACTTAgggtacatctagatacatcaaaAATATATACCCAAATGATAACGTCCACACGTGTGGCACCACACAACATGGCACACGCCTCCATAACCATTCATCTTCCCACATCAGACATATGATATCAGCgaaatatttttgattttttactTAAAattgttttatctcttaaataaaaaaatccaattaaaaattcgttttcaccattaaatccgtcttgatgagatcttcaaaactagatcacatatTGATATGTTCCGACGACCTTTTTCGGTTAAAAGTTGCCATGATGTTACACTGAAGTTGCCATAATGTTTACAGTAAAGTTGTCGCGGCATCGGCATGTTTCATCTAGTTTTTCTTCTAAATTTAAAGCTACGATATATTTCAACTACTTTTCAGAGTAATTTTTATTAATTGGTCATGACAAATTTTAGTAATTCATCACAGCAAATTTAATCCATGGATCATGTCAatttttagtaattcatcatggcaaattgattttatagatcatggcaattttagtattttgaccatggcaattctagtaTTTTAAACATGAAAAATATTCTTTGTACGAACCATGACAAGACTTAGTACATGTATCATGGCAAATTTAGGCAATTCACCATGGCAATTTTTCTTTAAAGTTCATGGCAAATTTGAGCCATTGACCATGCATTTTTTAAACTAATTGACAACATTTTTTTACATATGAACCATGTCAAAGTTATTTTATGGATCATGACAAATTTTAATAATTCATCATGGCAAGTTTAATTTCTTAATTCATTTTTTAATAACATGTCAAAAATTATTTGAAAtttagaagaagaaaaatagttgAAATATATCATACCAACTTGAGTGTAATTATGATGCCAATTTATGTGCAATAGACATGACAACTTTAACAAAAAAAAGATCGTCGAAATATATCGATATGAGATCTAGATTCAAAAATCTCGTCGCGacggatttaatggtgaaaatGGCTTTTTAATTGAATTTTTTATTTAAGAGACAAGATATTTTAAAAACTGAAAATGGAATCGTTAGTTTTATCATTTGTGCATGCATGTGATGACATGGTTAAATTTGTAGTCATGAAACAGTCAGATGTTACTCCCACCATACGTATGATGGCTATCGAGTCCAAAATATATTAGAGCATCTCCATCCGTTGAGCACCCAGTGGCCCGAAATAGCGCCACCTAGGGATCGGCCGACCCTAAAACGGCATGGGGGGCTTGGCTTCCCAGCCGCCCACCCAAGGGCACCCCCTAGCCGCCCTTTTGGCCCAGTTTTGGCGCAAATTTGGCCCACATTCGGCATTTTTTAGCACAGTTAAACAATAATAGTTATTTTTTATCACATAGTTCATCACAGAAATCAATAAAAATCAATAAAAAGTTTAACAagtcaatacaaatcaaaaaacGAGCTAGGCGTTGTCCTTGAGCCTCCATAGGTCCTCCACCAAATCGTACTGCAATTGTTGATGCATCTGTGGGTCTCGGATCTCCTGACGCATGTTAAGGAAGGCAGTCCAGGTTGCCGGTAGCTGGTGATCAACTTGGGCAAGAGGACCTAGCCTGTAATATGGTTCAGTGTCAAACACTGGCTCCTCCTGCtcgctctcaatgatcatgttgtgcaagacAACACATCAAGTCATGACTTCCCACATTTGATGTTTCAACTAGGTCTGAGCGGGGTACCGGCCAACAACAAAACGAGATTGACGCACACCAAATGCCCGCTCGACATCCTTCTGGCAAGCTTCTTAACGCTTGGCAAAAGAGGAGTGCTTGCCTCCTAGTGTAGGATTTGAAATAGTCTTCCCAAATGTGGACCATCTCAGATAGATGCCATCTGCtaggtagtatcccttgttgtagtggTGTTCATTGACCTCGTAGTTAACCGGAGGAGCGTGACCTTCAACAAGCTTGGCAAAGACATTCGAGCACTGCAGTATGTTGAAGGAGTGCCAAATCCAGAGGTCATGTGTAGCCACTGCCTCAACTACCACACTGCAACCTCCTTTGGCGCCTTTGTACAACCCTTATCAAGCAAATGGACAGTTTTTCCATTTCTAATGCATGCAGTCGATACTTCTAAGCATCCCAGGAAATCATCTTTCTGCATTTTGTGCTAGGATCCGAGCAGTGTCTTCAGCATTGGGTTATCGCAAATATTGAGGTCCAAAAACTGACACCATTGCCATGTAGAACTTGTAAAAACACTCAACGGTGGTGGACTCGGCCATGCGTCCATAGTCTTCGAGAATATCATCGGGAGCTCCGTACGCAAGCATCCTCATAGATGTCGTGCATTTCTGGAGCGAGGTGAATCCAAGTGTGTCGGTGTAATCCTTTTTGCACTTGAAGTAGCTATCGAACTCCCTGATGGAATTCACAATCCCGACGAAGAGCTTCCATCTCATACGATAACAACGCCGGAATACTTTGTCGCCGTGCATAGGAGCGTCTGCGAAGTAGTCGGTGTAGAGCAAGCAATAGCCTTCCAGTTGATGCCTCTGCTTTGCCTTTAGCCGGCCTGGCGCCGAGCCACCTTGTCGTGACTCTACATTTCTCGCGAGCAGGCCGGCCAGAGAGGCGAGGACCATGAGGCACTCTTCATCCTGGGCGTTGGCATCGGCTTCCTCCTCCAGTAGCGTCGTGAACGCCTCCTCATCGTCGGAGTCCATAGGCCAAGCAAATGGTTGAACACCTGGCGGGCATGGTGGCCGCATGGCCGCGGGCGTGCCTGGAGCACCGGGAAAACTCGCCTAGAAGCGGGGGCCAGGGGAGGGAAAAAGTCCGCGGCAAAGTCGACGGGGAGATAGCCTTTGTAGCGGCGCTAGGCGGATGGGGCGGCGTCGGAATCGGCACGGCGTCAAAAGGTGGGGTGTGCGAGCACTAGTAggtaaaaccttataggtaggagcctagtagtagcacTGGAAAACATCACGCACtgttgctacttagcagtagcgctggaaacacTACCCGCTACTGCTAACATccgtagtagtagcgctggatgcatttgcagcgctactgctaaacgggGCCCAACGAGACCACCCATAGTAtctgtagtagtagcgctggactgtaaaaagcgctactgctaagttccaTAGCAGTAGTACTTCCCTGGAACCGGTGCTACTGCTAAAGGGAGCCCAACAAGGCCACCGACACCAGCTATAGCAGCGCTGGCTGGGGAAAAGCACTACTGCTAAGTGCAATAGCAGTAGCGCACCTCTGGAACCAGTGCTACTGCTACACGTGGCTGTgggcagcttttcacccacaagcacaccctctcccccttcctccccctttgccctcctttctcctttcctcctccattgttatttctccatcattcttgcccttcttctctcttccttctacctatcacccacacacacaccctctccgccttcctcccccctttgccctatccctcctttctcctttcctccaccattgttgccctcaTTTCACCgacacacaccccctctcccccttcctcccccctttgccctatcccctcctttctcctttcctctctctctaagttacttctctaccattgttacttctccactatttagccgtgcacaatctctctcgggatataTATAGGTGACTAAAAtgttgtgcatttcaataatgggaatatgtcTGTTTGtgatatgaagggatttgtgtgagtggcatgacccgtgagttgcttatgttttgccgaaatgttgatatatttccgtttcggcgaatttcgagcaaactcgatatgtcctatttttaggcaaggtcatgccaaatttttatatgcatgcatttttgtatgacccttttgcttgttataccttgcagtcatgaaggtgagtggtaggaaggtggagcgatacttgcaatccgagatgatggagatgtatgaaaataaacggactgggattagatgtccatgtacaagatgcaaagaaggagtaattttCGACCCTTTTGATTGTGGCAGTTTGAAGGTCCACTtgctgatcaatggtttcatggatggctatactctttggataagtgaagatgatgatgaggacgtccacatggcagggaataaAGACATGggtctagacgaagagatgaccgatcgacacaaAGATGATGGCGTCAGACACGACGGCTGTGAGGAGTCCGAATCGGGCGACGaggaagagtccggacatggcgtcgaagaagattctggacacggcaaagaagcagagTCTGGACATGGTGGATAAGAGTCGATGGACACGCCGCAGACTTCGATGCTACTAAGTTCAGTCATGCAGGAGtaggaccctcatgttcgagacctccttACAGCTGCTGCCGTGAAGAAAGCATACAGGAAGGCAACCCTTTGTGTCCATCCTGATAAATTACAACAAAGGGGTGCTACAATCAGACAAAAGTACATCTGTGAGAAGGTGTTTGATCTTCTTAAGGTGTGTTGATTTGTTAAGATCTGGAGTACTTCATAAAATTGAAAACCACCTGCAGATTTTTTTCATCAACGCCAAAATAGTAAAAACCTGGAAATTTATGTTTCTGGGCAGCGATTAGTAATTGAGGCTATGATTTGATGTGTGATTACTTATTGTAATTATTGATATTAAATCATCGTGCTTCCGTTGTGCAGGAAGCTTGGAACAAGTTCAATTCCGCAGAGCGCTAAGTGGGGGAGATACGCAGTGGTGTTCATTCTCCCTTTTTTTCCGGGAGAACGGGAAATTAGGTTAATATCTATAGCTATATAATTAATCTTTTATATAGATGTAAATATGTGGTTCCGGGGAATATTTTTTGACCATTATTCTACCAGATTAATAATCCAATAATAGAGCATCCTTTGTTCTTTATCCCATGAAAAGTATTTCAACAGGTCGCAACATTCAATCCAAGTAATAAAGGAGTAAATGTTAGTGGATATTAAAAAAGTAATACTGATAAAGTTTATGCCtcattttcaatttttatttcgtACTACTgaggtaaaataaaataaaaatgaaatgatGCACTCCATAGTCCATGATATCCCACCGATTACAGGGCACTGCCCATGCAAATTCCGAACACACAAGAATAGGAATATTCATGCAGCAGCTCTAGCTTATTACGTCTCTGCACCAATGGCTTGGCCTTCCCCCGCAGCAAGAGCTCCCAGCTTGCCGCCGGCTGCAGGTGCCGGGACGTCTCCCAGCGGAATGAGGCCCTTGTCCCTGCAGGTGTGGATGGCGGCGTCGAACATGTCCTCGGTGGTGTACCGGAAGCTGAAGCCGTGGTCTAGGAGCTTCTTGGAGGAGAAGTGGATGGGCTGAAGGTTGTCGTCGACCCCCGCGAACTTCTGCGGGATGTCGTACTCCGGGAACCTGTCCTGGAGCATCCTGGCGAGGCCGtggatggtggcgtcgtgggagGAGCAGATGTAGCGGCCGTTGGCCTCCGGGTGCTCGAAGAGGAAAGTCATGGCGTCGCAGAGGTCGTCCAGGTGGACCAGCTGCACCTGCTTCAGGATCGAGTAGTGGGCTTCGTTCCCCGTGATGAGCGCGAGGGCGGTGACCAGGCTGGGCGGCATGCCGGCGCTGAGGAATGGGCCGACGACGAGCGTggggatgatgctgatgaagtccAGGCCGTTCTCGCTGGCGTACTCCATGGCGGCCTTCTCTGCCAGGGCCTTGGACACGAAGTACATCTACAAAACCCGACCCATCCACATGTTAATCGCTTTGCTTGCAGCAGGCCATCTTGACAAGCACTAGAGGTAGAGAAGAGAAGCCTCTCTGCTCTCGTCTCACCCATCCTGTCATCTTGACGCGGCGGCAGTAGTCGATGTCGCTCCAGTTGTCCTGGTCGTAGGCTGGCCTCGGCCGCTCCTCGATGTTGACGCTGCCGGCGGAGGAGGTGAAGACGATGCGTTTCACGGTGCCGGCCTCCTTGCAtgccctcatgatgctcaacatcCCTTCCACCGTCGGCTTGATCACCTCGTTCTGCATTCAGTTTTGCATTCGCTTCAGTCTTGGATCCGTACGTACCAATACTAGTATTTCCGTGGCTTAGTGGGCTCGGATAGATATTTACCTCGGGGTCTTGGGAGTCGAAGTCCATGGGCGTGGCGACGTGGAAGACGCCGGTGCAGCCCGCGATGGCCTCGTTGAAGCTGCCATCCTCGCTCAGGTCGGCCTTCCAGATGGACAGCCGCTCCTTGGCTCCGGGAAGCTCCAGCAATGGCTTTGTCTTCTCGACGTTGGCTGAGATAAATGCAAAAACAAATCAGGAATGCGGTCAAGCTACCTCGTCAGTCGTGTACTCGTGTGTGAGCTCGCGCGCACGAGAGAGACGGAGACGGGGACGGAGGGAGCGCTCACCCGGGTCGCGGACGGTTGCCCGGACGGTGTACCCGGCCTGGAGGAGCTTCATGACGAGCCACGACCCTACGAAACCCGACGCTCCGGTCACCACCACCGGCCCTTTGTTCCCGTCCATTGTTTCTCCCTTCTTTTACTTCCTTCTTGAGCTTTCTTTCAAGGGCTGCTGCTTTGGCCACCTTCTTCGTTTCGTTGACTATATATAAGACAGCAAGCGAGAGCGGTCCAGAGGCAGTGACCAGTGCGCGAGACGAGCACGGGAGAGCGCCATCGTGCCGTTCGTACCTAATACTAGTGAGTGTTACCAGTAGGTTGGTGCATGGCACGTGCACCTACCGGTTTACGTTTGAAACGCCGATGAGCAAGGAAGGGTGCAAGTGGGACGGCTCATGGCCACCCCGCATTTTCTAGTACGGTAGTGCTTTTTTGAGGCCGCGAGTAATTTTGTTGTCCCGGAAAAAAAATGTTGGTTGTTGCGCGCAGCTGCCACGCCGCCAGACCGCAAAGCCACGAGGCAAAGGGCGATGATGCGTGGACACAGGGCGATGCGGGAGAGAGCTTGAGCCGTGACTTCCGTTCAACcaagtaagagcatctccagccgcgtCCCCCGAACAGGCTCTCCTCTGGTTTTTTTTTTCGCCGACGCTGACGGAAAAAAAGGCCCAGCCGCGTTCTCAGGAGGCCGTTTTTCGTCAGTTCGGATCAAAATTAACCCCGGCGGTCCCAACTCGAACTCAACACATGGGAGGGGGAGAGGGTGGGGGCACCCGCGGAAGGAAAAACAACGTGTTGGGCCCCTTGTCAGGCGAAAAAAAGCATTATCTTCTTCGAAACCGGCCCTCCACTATTAGGAGAAATGCTAGCAGTAGCATACCAGCGCTACTGCACTAGTGCTAttgctatcgcgctacagctaacctgttagcagtagcgctgaaaaCAAAGCGCTACTGGTGTA
Coding sequences within:
- the LOC123443936 gene encoding dihydroflavonol 4-reductase is translated as MDGNKGPVVVTGASGFVGSWLVMKLLQAGYTVRATVRDPANVEKTKPLLELPGAKERLSIWKADLSEDGSFNEAIAGCTGVFHVATPMDFDSQDPENEVIKPTVEGMLSIMRACKEAGTVKRIVFTSSAGSVNIEERPRPAYDQDNWSDIDYCRRVKMTGWMYFVSKALAEKAAMEYASENGLDFISIIPTLVVGPFLSAGMPPSLVTALALITGNEAHYSILKQVQLVHLDDLCDAMTFLFEHPEANGRYICSSHDATIHGLARMLQDRFPEYDIPQKFAGVDDNLQPIHFSSKKLLDHGFSFRYTTEDMFDAAIHTCRDKGLIPLGDVPAPAAGGKLGALAAGEGQAIGAET